In Armatimonadota bacterium, the genomic stretch CCGCATCTACCGGCTCGACCCCATAAACCTTGGTGGTCGGGCTCAGTGCTTTGACGGCAAGCGCAACTCCGGCGAGCAGCCCGCCTCCGCCCACCGGAACAAAGACCGCGTCGGGAGTCAAGGGCATATCCTCGATGATCTCCAGCCCGACTGTCCCCTGCCCCGCGATCACGTCGGGGTCGTCGTAGGGGTGGGCGAAGAGGAGGTCGTACTCTTTGGCGTGAGCGAACGCTTCGTCGTAGGTGTCGCCGTGGAGAATCACGTTTGCCCCGAGTCTTCGAATTGCTTCGACCTTCACAGCCGGAGTTGTGACGGGAACCACGATTGTGGCTTCGATCCCCAGCATTCGCGCGCCGAGCGCGACGCCCTGGGCGTGGTTGCCCGCCGAAGCGGCGACAACCCCTTTTGCCAAGAGAGCCGGGTCGGCTTTGGCGAGGAAGTTGTACGCTCCGCGGAGTTTGAACGAGAATACCGGCTGCAGGTCTTCTCGTTTGAGCCACACCCGGTTCCCGAGCCGTTGACTCAGAACCGTGGCGAACTCGGTGGCGGTTCGCTTGGCGACGTTGTAAACCGCCGTGCTGCGTATCCTCGGCAGATACGCTTCCAGATCGGGGGAAAGGGCGATCATGGGGCGACTTTGGCTTTGATGAATGGCATCATTGCGCGAAGTTCGGCACCGACTTTCTCGATCTGGTGGCTTCGGTTTTCGGCGCGAATACGGTTCATTTCGGGTAGCCCAGCCTCGTTTTCGGCGATCCATCGCTTGGCGAAGGTGCCGTCCTGGATGTCCTTGAGGAGCCCCTTCATCGCGGCGCGAGATTCGGCGTTGATGACCTTGCTTCCGGCGACGTAGTCGCCCCATTCGGCGGTTTCGGAGACGGAGAATCTCATGTAGTTGAGGCCGCCTTCGTACAACAGGTCAACGATCAGCTTGGTCTCATGCAGGCACTCGAAGTAGGCGGCCTCCGGCTGGTAGCCGGCTTCGACGAGTGTCTCAAAGCCTGCCTTGATCAACTCCGAAAGGCCGCCGCAGAGGACGGCTTGCTCGCCGAAGAGGTCGGTTTCGGTTTCTTCCTTGAATGTGGTTTCGAGGATTCCGGCTTGGGCACCGCCAATTCCCCAGGCGTAGCTGAGTGCCTTCTGTTTTGCAGTTCCGGAGGGGTCTTGGTGGATCGCGATGAGGCAGGGCATTCCGGCTCCGCCGACATATTCGGCGCGGAGCCGGTGTCCAGGACCTTTAGGAGCGATCATCGCGACATCGACGTTCGCGGGAACCTCGATGAGGTTGAAGTGGATATTGAGTCCATGAGCGAATAGCAGGAGCTGGCCATCGCGGAGGTGCGGCTCAACGCCGGTTTTGTAGATGTTCGCCATCGGAACATCGGGGACACAGAACATAAGGACATCTGCCCACTGGGTGGCGTCGGCGACGGTCTTGACGGGCAGGCCAGCTTCTTCCGCCTTCGCCCAGCTCTTGCTGCCTTCGTAGAGAGCGGTGCAGACCTCGACTCCCGAGTCCTTGAGGTTAAGAGCGTGGGCATGGCCCTGCGAGCCGTAGCCGATGATGGCGACTTTGAGCGACTTAATCAGCTCGGGGTTGACGTCTTTGGTGTAGTAAATGGTTGCCATGGTTTGGTAGGGGTTGGGAGTGTGGAGTTGGGAGTTGCTTGTTAGTTGCGCACCCTGATCGCGACGAGGCCGCTCCTGACGAGTTGCTTGATCCCAAATGGGGCAAGTAGCGTATTGATGTGGTCGATCCGAGTTGGTTCGGCTGAGACTTGGAGGGTGATGGTTTCGGGCTCCATGTGAACAACTTCGCATCGCATCGCGTCGGCGATGTCGAGCACTTGCCGCCGATTTTCGGGCGTCGCCGAGACCTCGAAGAAGGCGAGCTCGCGCTGAACCGAGGCCGCCTGCGGCAAATCCTCAACTTCGACAACATCGACCAACTTGTCAAGCTGTCGAACGCATTGACGAAGCAAGTTGTTATCGCCCTCGACGACCATCGTCACTCGGCTAAAGCCTTCCTGTTCGCAATCGCCGGCGTTCAGGCTCGAAAGCGAGAACATGCGGCGGCGGAAGAGGGAAGCCAAGCGGTTTAGGGTTCCTGACTCGTTGTGGACGAGGGCGGTGATGGTGTGTAGTGTTGTGCTCATGCGTGCACCTCTTGCTTCTTGGGGAGATCAGGGTCGCTGATCACGTCGTCGTTTGCCGCTCCGGCGGGAACCATTGGGAACACGTTTTCTTCCATCTCAACGATGAACTCGCAGAGGACGGGCCCCTTCGCTTTTCGAGCTTGCTCGAACGTTTCAGCTAGGTCGGCTCGGGACGAACATCGGAAGAATGTCACGCCATAGGCGTCGGCAAGTTTGCCAAAGTCGGGTGAGCCCATTGCGACGTGGCTGTAGCGGTTCTCATAAAACAGCTCCTGCCACTGGCGAACCATGCCGAGGAAGCCGTTGTTGATGAGGCAAATCTTGACGTCAAGCTGATTCTCAACCGCAGTTTGCAACTCCTGC encodes the following:
- the ilvC gene encoding ketol-acid reductoisomerase, which codes for MATIYYTKDVNPELIKSLKVAIIGYGSQGHAHALNLKDSGVEVCTALYEGSKSWAKAEEAGLPVKTVADATQWADVLMFCVPDVPMANIYKTGVEPHLRDGQLLLFAHGLNIHFNLIEVPANVDVAMIAPKGPGHRLRAEYVGGAGMPCLIAIHQDPSGTAKQKALSYAWGIGGAQAGILETTFKEETETDLFGEQAVLCGGLSELIKAGFETLVEAGYQPEAAYFECLHETKLIVDLLYEGGLNYMRFSVSETAEWGDYVAGSKVINAESRAAMKGLLKDIQDGTFAKRWIAENEAGLPEMNRIRAENRSHQIEKVGAELRAMMPFIKAKVAP
- the ilvN gene encoding acetolactate synthase small subunit, whose amino-acid sequence is MSTTLHTITALVHNESGTLNRLASLFRRRMFSLSSLNAGDCEQEGFSRVTMVVEGDNNLLRQCVRQLDKLVDVVEVEDLPQAASVQRELAFFEVSATPENRRQVLDIADAMRCEVVHMEPETITLQVSAEPTRIDHINTLLAPFGIKQLVRSGLVAIRVRN